A stretch of Corallococcus macrosporus DNA encodes these proteins:
- a CDS encoding AAA family ATPase → MLRELHLQGVGPAPRLDVEFAHRLNVLTGDNGLGKSFLLDVAWWSLTGTWPGLPAWPQRGARRRRIDWTLTGKARRASNKTSVFDPERQLWPWPEGRPSMPGLTVYARVDGSFSVWDPARNYWHKTSRADPDAPRRPDAFHFSPQDLWDGLKYEGTTVCNGLVRDWLTWQLQDDGSAQSPFQMLKRALEQLSPRDEPIRPGRPMRLAIEDVQNYPTIDMPYGTIPVVHASAGMRRILGLAYLIVWAWHEHSQASEFLGKPRDPRFILLVDEVETHLHPHWQRRIVGSLIQVIDRLASETSVQTLLTTHSPLVLASLEPFFDDEQDALFLFQFEKGQVSLRHLPWAKQGDVNDWLTSPVMGLAQARALEAERAVEAAEAYMRGEREGVGTLKEIDAELRRLLPEQDPFWPRWVVARDGGGDRDPVRSRKRA, encoded by the coding sequence ATGCTCCGAGAGCTTCACCTTCAGGGGGTCGGCCCCGCGCCTCGCCTGGACGTCGAGTTCGCACACCGGCTGAACGTCCTGACGGGCGACAACGGGTTGGGCAAGAGCTTCCTGCTCGACGTGGCGTGGTGGAGCCTGACCGGGACCTGGCCTGGTCTGCCTGCGTGGCCCCAGCGCGGTGCCCGGCGGCGGCGGATTGACTGGACCCTGACGGGCAAGGCACGGCGGGCGTCGAACAAGACGAGCGTCTTCGACCCGGAGCGGCAGCTGTGGCCCTGGCCGGAAGGGCGCCCGAGCATGCCGGGCCTGACCGTCTATGCGCGCGTCGACGGAAGCTTTTCCGTCTGGGACCCTGCGCGGAACTACTGGCACAAGACGTCCCGCGCGGATCCGGATGCGCCTCGCAGGCCGGACGCCTTCCACTTCTCGCCCCAGGATCTCTGGGATGGCCTCAAGTACGAGGGGACGACGGTCTGTAACGGTCTCGTCCGGGACTGGTTGACCTGGCAGTTGCAGGACGATGGTTCCGCGCAGTCACCGTTCCAGATGTTGAAGCGGGCGCTGGAACAGCTGTCGCCTCGCGACGAGCCCATACGTCCCGGGCGACCCATGCGGTTGGCCATCGAGGACGTCCAGAACTATCCGACCATCGATATGCCGTACGGCACCATCCCGGTGGTGCACGCTTCGGCGGGGATGCGGCGCATTCTCGGGTTGGCCTATCTCATCGTCTGGGCGTGGCACGAGCACAGCCAGGCCTCGGAATTCCTTGGGAAGCCCCGAGACCCCAGGTTCATCCTGCTGGTGGACGAGGTGGAAACCCATCTTCATCCGCATTGGCAGCGCCGCATCGTGGGGTCGCTCATCCAGGTCATTGATCGCCTTGCGAGCGAGACCTCCGTCCAGACGCTGCTGACGACCCATTCGCCACTGGTCCTGGCCTCGCTGGAGCCCTTCTTCGACGATGAGCAGGACGCGCTCTTCCTCTTCCAGTTCGAAAAGGGGCAGGTGAGCCTGCGGCATCTCCCCTGGGCGAAGCAGGGTGATGTGAACGACTGGCTGACGTCCCCGGTGATGGGGTTGGCCCAGGCGCGGGCCCTGGAGGCCGAACGCGCGGTGGAGGCCGCCGAGGCCTACATGCGAGGGGAGCGCGAGGGCGTGGGAACGTTGAAGGAGATCGACGCCGAGCTGCGACGGCTGCTCCCAGAGCAAGACCCCTTCTGGCCCCGATGGGTCGTCGCTCGTGATGGGGGAGGCGACCGTGATCCGGTGCGTTCCAGGAAGAGAGCCTGA
- a CDS encoding response regulator transcription factor — protein MLDAPSSLPRLALVSEDPLARGALARALSDQAEAWTVVAAGTQVELEAARGEPPDVVLWDTGLRLEEGAAPDLGAPVLALVADEAAGELALGAGARGLLFRDVAPGMLGAALHAVARGLTVFEPGLAQVRAAPRSTAPTGAPGPDTLTPREREVLGLLAEGLSNKAIADRLAISEHTAKFHVNAVLAKLGVQRRTEAVVRAARMGLVTL, from the coding sequence ATGCTGGATGCGCCCTCGTCATTGCCCAGGCTCGCGCTCGTCTCCGAGGACCCCCTGGCCCGGGGTGCGCTCGCACGGGCGCTGAGCGACCAGGCGGAGGCCTGGACGGTGGTGGCCGCGGGCACGCAGGTGGAGCTGGAGGCGGCGAGGGGTGAACCGCCGGACGTGGTCCTCTGGGACACGGGCCTGCGGTTGGAAGAAGGCGCGGCGCCGGACCTGGGCGCGCCGGTGCTGGCGCTGGTGGCGGACGAGGCGGCGGGAGAGCTGGCGCTGGGCGCGGGCGCGAGGGGCCTGCTGTTCCGCGACGTCGCGCCGGGGATGCTCGGGGCCGCGCTGCACGCGGTCGCGCGAGGCCTCACGGTGTTCGAGCCGGGCCTTGCTCAAGTGCGAGCCGCGCCGAGGAGCACGGCGCCGACGGGAGCGCCGGGGCCGGACACGCTGACGCCGCGCGAGCGCGAGGTGCTGGGCCTGCTGGCGGAGGGCCTGTCGAACAAGGCCATCGCGGACCGGCTCGCCATCAGCGAGCACACCGCCAAGTTCCACGTGAACGCGGTGCTGGCCAAGCTGGGCGTGCAGCGCCGCACGGAGGCGGTGGTGCGCGCGGCACGGATGGGCCTGGTGACGCTCTAG
- a CDS encoding S41 family peptidase: MQVRTARWWVVGLLLAGSAQAATSPFSKRAGEIVTLVRERFFDAAKGAAWADSHAGYAADAKDVEDFARRTNAALAELKVSHTAYYPKESPAHAEVASIFEVFLKQQNVQATGIGVDVRETPDGFFVRHVFADGPGAKAGLLRGDRLVTVEGKPFHPWHAFTNRAGRATRVTVERVKGEAPLSLTVTPRRMNPRKEWLALQKASSQVVERQGRRVAYQHVYACAGSEYQQALEEALQDGFADADALVIDFRDGWGGCSPAFINLFNPQVSLLLNTGRDGKSHPYALSWRKPVVLLVNGNSRSGKELVAFAMKRHKLATLVGERTAGAVLAGGPQKLSNGDLLYLAVMDVTADGERIEGVGVPVDVEVPDALPYAAGRDPQREKALDVAASQVKG; the protein is encoded by the coding sequence ATGCAGGTCCGGACAGCGCGGTGGTGGGTGGTGGGGCTGCTCCTCGCGGGCAGCGCCCAGGCGGCCACATCCCCCTTCTCGAAGCGGGCCGGGGAGATCGTCACCCTCGTGCGCGAACGCTTCTTCGACGCGGCCAAAGGCGCCGCCTGGGCGGACTCGCACGCCGGCTACGCCGCCGACGCGAAGGACGTGGAGGACTTCGCCCGGCGCACGAACGCGGCGCTCGCGGAGCTGAAGGTCTCGCACACGGCCTACTACCCGAAGGAGAGCCCCGCCCACGCGGAGGTGGCCTCCATCTTCGAGGTCTTCCTCAAGCAGCAGAACGTGCAGGCCACCGGCATCGGCGTGGACGTGCGGGAGACCCCGGACGGCTTCTTCGTCCGCCACGTCTTCGCGGACGGCCCCGGCGCCAAGGCAGGCCTGCTGCGCGGAGACCGGCTCGTCACCGTGGAGGGCAAGCCCTTCCACCCCTGGCACGCCTTCACGAACCGCGCGGGCAGGGCCACGCGCGTCACCGTGGAGCGCGTGAAGGGCGAAGCGCCCCTGTCGCTCACCGTCACGCCCCGCCGCATGAACCCGCGCAAGGAGTGGCTCGCGCTCCAGAAGGCCAGCTCGCAGGTCGTGGAGCGCCAGGGCCGCCGCGTCGCCTACCAGCACGTCTACGCGTGCGCGGGCTCGGAGTACCAGCAGGCCCTGGAGGAGGCGCTCCAGGACGGCTTCGCGGACGCGGACGCGCTCGTCATCGACTTCCGCGACGGCTGGGGCGGCTGCAGCCCGGCCTTCATCAACCTCTTCAACCCCCAGGTCTCGCTCCTCCTCAACACCGGCCGCGACGGCAAGTCCCACCCCTACGCGCTGTCGTGGCGCAAGCCGGTGGTGCTGCTCGTCAACGGCAACTCGCGCAGCGGCAAGGAGCTGGTGGCCTTCGCGATGAAGCGCCACAAGCTGGCGACGCTCGTGGGCGAGCGCACCGCGGGCGCGGTGCTGGCCGGCGGTCCCCAGAAGCTGTCCAACGGCGACCTGCTCTACCTCGCCGTGATGGACGTCACGGCGGATGGCGAGCGCATCGAAGGCGTGGGCGTCCCCGTGGACGTGGAGGTCCCGGACGCGCTGCCGTACGCGGCCGGCAGGGATCCGCAGCGGGAGAAGGCGCTCGACGTGGCCGCCTCCCAGGTGAAGGGCTGA
- a CDS encoding dipeptide epimerase, producing MRPTLITHVAFEALHLPLTEPFAIATGAQHAAENVLVRVTLADGTVGLGEAAPFTAVSGETQASTLAALEPVRGLLVGRDVRAWRPASEALGDALALAPSARCGVEMALLDALTRHHRIPLHAFFGGAGTALDIDMTVTAGDVAHAVTSTRAILGRGIDTLKVKVGALSPDADAARLVAIHQEAPKARLFADANGGYDVAEALAFLKELERAEVPLSLFEQPVPPSDFAGLAEVTRRSKVPVCADESARSVKDVLRLIRENACHGINIKTMKCGMVEAVTMWSLARAAGLELMVGGMVESVLAMSASAHLAAGLGGFTYADLDTPLFIASHPFQGGGHYAGSRLTLDPDAPGHGVTLR from the coding sequence ATGCGCCCTACCCTCATCACGCACGTCGCGTTCGAAGCCCTGCACCTGCCCCTGACGGAGCCGTTCGCCATCGCGACCGGCGCACAGCACGCGGCGGAGAACGTGCTGGTGCGCGTGACGCTCGCGGACGGCACGGTGGGGCTGGGGGAGGCGGCGCCCTTCACGGCGGTGAGCGGGGAGACGCAAGCCAGCACGCTCGCCGCGCTGGAGCCGGTGCGCGGGCTGCTGGTGGGCCGCGACGTGCGGGCGTGGCGGCCGGCGTCGGAGGCGCTGGGGGACGCGCTCGCGCTGGCGCCGTCCGCGCGGTGTGGCGTGGAGATGGCGCTCCTGGACGCGCTCACGCGGCACCACCGGATTCCGCTGCACGCCTTCTTCGGCGGGGCGGGGACGGCGCTGGACATCGACATGACCGTCACCGCCGGGGACGTGGCGCACGCGGTGACGTCCACGCGGGCCATCCTGGGGCGGGGCATCGACACGCTGAAGGTGAAGGTCGGCGCGCTGTCACCGGACGCGGACGCGGCGCGGCTGGTGGCCATCCACCAGGAGGCCCCGAAGGCGCGCCTCTTCGCGGACGCGAACGGGGGCTACGACGTGGCGGAGGCGCTGGCGTTCCTCAAGGAGCTGGAGCGCGCGGAGGTGCCGCTCTCGCTGTTCGAGCAGCCGGTGCCGCCCTCCGACTTCGCGGGGCTGGCGGAGGTGACGCGCCGCTCGAAGGTGCCGGTGTGCGCGGACGAGTCGGCGCGCTCGGTGAAGGACGTGCTGCGGCTCATCCGGGAGAACGCCTGCCACGGCATCAACATCAAGACGATGAAGTGCGGGATGGTGGAGGCGGTGACGATGTGGAGCCTCGCCCGCGCGGCGGGGCTGGAGCTGATGGTGGGCGGCATGGTGGAGAGCGTGCTCGCGATGAGCGCGTCCGCGCACCTGGCGGCGGGGCTGGGCGGCTTCACCTACGCGGACCTGGACACGCCGCTGTTCATCGCGAGCCACCCGTTCCAGGGCGGCGGCCACTACGCGGGCTCGCGGCTGACGCTGGACCCGGACGCGCCGGGCCACGGCGTCACGCTGCGCTGA
- a CDS encoding PAS domain-containing protein, with protein MSSATDMPVALPLPDSLLAALEEAEREHPEACMVLRAVRSSSGAILDFEWLWANPAAVRALGRGPEVLRGRRLGEVSSKDGIAGRMELLRQVVESGRPHADNFTEGDVLMQGTAVPLRDGVLLRLRDITSAQRVEEGLRETLDWVRDVLESMPDAFFTVDTDWRLTYVNRNAAALTGRAPETLFRRVLWDACPELCGTPFERALREVAAEESYRLFEVRTGRDRWHEVHAWSSGRNISTYARDITDKKRVQAERDALLAREHSGRLEAEALAQRRTHELMAARERLVQSEKLAMAGQLAAGVGHEINNPLSYVTGNLQFAVEQLTPLARRPDPGPEGQDALNEALEALREAREGAERIRVIVRDLQTFARADELRLGPVDVHAALEFGITMAMTHLRSRAQVERSYGQVPPALAHEARLGQVFLHLLINAAHAIPVGAFDRHRVTLTTRREGSWVLVEVSDTGLGMTPEVLQRAFEPFFTTRPVGEGSGLGLSICLGLVRSMHGELTATSIPGLGSTFQVRLPIVERAVYPGVPAVRAEEGAQRKRVLVVDDEPQLTSVLRRILGRQHDVVVAHSGREALALLEQDEAFDRVFCDLMMADLTGMDVHAELARRRPQLLSRFVFMTGGSFTERARAFLQAVPLPRIEKPFEPGVLHALVESSPPRTG; from the coding sequence ATGTCGTCCGCGACCGATATGCCCGTGGCCCTGCCGCTCCCGGACTCGCTCCTGGCCGCGTTGGAGGAGGCGGAGCGCGAGCACCCCGAGGCGTGCATGGTGCTGCGCGCCGTGCGCTCCAGCAGCGGCGCCATCCTCGACTTCGAGTGGCTGTGGGCCAACCCCGCCGCCGTGCGCGCGCTGGGCCGTGGCCCGGAGGTCCTCCGGGGCCGGCGCCTGGGCGAGGTGTCCTCGAAGGACGGCATCGCCGGGCGCATGGAGCTCTTGCGCCAGGTGGTGGAGTCCGGCCGGCCGCACGCGGACAACTTCACCGAAGGGGACGTGCTGATGCAGGGCACCGCGGTGCCCCTGCGGGACGGGGTGCTGCTGCGCCTGCGCGACATCACCAGCGCCCAGCGGGTGGAGGAGGGGCTGCGCGAGACGCTGGACTGGGTGCGCGACGTGCTGGAGAGCATGCCGGACGCCTTCTTCACCGTGGACACGGACTGGCGCCTCACCTACGTGAACCGCAACGCCGCCGCGCTCACCGGCCGCGCCCCGGAGACGCTCTTCCGCCGCGTGCTGTGGGACGCGTGCCCGGAATTGTGCGGCACCCCCTTCGAGCGCGCGCTGCGCGAGGTGGCCGCCGAGGAGAGCTACCGCCTCTTCGAGGTGCGCACCGGCCGGGACCGCTGGCACGAGGTGCACGCCTGGTCCAGCGGCCGCAACATCTCCACCTACGCGCGCGACATCACGGACAAGAAGCGCGTGCAGGCGGAGCGCGACGCGCTGCTCGCCCGCGAGCACTCCGGCCGCCTGGAGGCGGAGGCGCTGGCCCAGCGCCGCACGCACGAGCTGATGGCCGCGCGCGAGCGGCTGGTGCAGTCGGAGAAGCTGGCCATGGCGGGGCAGCTCGCCGCGGGCGTGGGCCACGAAATCAACAACCCCCTGTCCTACGTCACCGGCAACCTCCAGTTCGCGGTGGAGCAGCTCACGCCGCTCGCCCGCCGCCCGGACCCGGGCCCCGAAGGCCAGGACGCGCTGAACGAGGCGCTGGAGGCGCTGCGCGAGGCGCGTGAGGGCGCGGAGCGGATCCGCGTCATCGTGCGCGACCTGCAGACCTTCGCCCGCGCGGACGAGCTGCGCCTGGGGCCCGTGGACGTGCACGCGGCGCTGGAGTTCGGCATCACCATGGCCATGACCCACCTGCGCAGCCGCGCCCAGGTGGAGCGCAGCTACGGCCAGGTGCCGCCCGCGCTCGCGCACGAGGCGCGCCTGGGCCAGGTGTTCCTCCACCTGCTCATCAACGCCGCGCACGCCATCCCCGTGGGCGCCTTCGACCGCCACCGCGTGACGCTCACCACCCGGCGCGAGGGTTCATGGGTGCTGGTGGAGGTGTCCGACACCGGCCTGGGCATGACGCCGGAGGTGCTCCAGCGCGCCTTCGAGCCGTTCTTCACCACCCGTCCCGTGGGAGAGGGCAGTGGCCTGGGGCTGTCCATCTGCCTGGGGCTCGTGCGCAGCATGCACGGCGAGCTGACGGCCACCAGCATCCCCGGCCTGGGCAGCACCTTCCAGGTGCGGCTGCCCATCGTGGAGCGGGCCGTGTACCCCGGCGTGCCCGCGGTGCGCGCGGAAGAGGGGGCTCAGCGCAAGCGCGTGCTGGTGGTGGACGACGAGCCCCAGCTCACCTCGGTGCTCCGGCGCATCCTCGGCCGTCAGCACGACGTGGTGGTGGCGCACAGCGGCCGGGAGGCGCTGGCGCTGCTGGAGCAGGACGAGGCCTTCGACCGCGTCTTCTGCGACCTGATGATGGCGGACCTCACCGGCATGGACGTGCACGCGGAGCTGGCGCGGCGCCGGCCGCAGCTCCTGTCGCGCTTCGTGTTCATGACGGGGGGCAGCTTCACGGAGCGCGCCCGCGCCTTCCTCCAGGCCGTGCCGCTGCCCCGCATCGAGAAGCCCTTCGAGCCCGGGGTGCTGCACGCGCTGGTGGAGTCCTCGCCGCCGCGCACCGGCTAG
- a CDS encoding suppressor of fused domain protein — MKVPETEEDFIQWYEDCWADRDEVEYPKLFGAIREEVDLLEGTGVLEGWLESELAQGTEMDPNWLPMGVRVAPPSPEHPYWTYVTSGLSNPFTVAPGEDLPDDARSGLGYEMVIHTPEEERWPILRLLDMMAYNLVCARLFAMGHRYPVDGTLTGGETKLAGFVFVKDSTRPSHFTLPSGQVELLTLVGVTKNEMAFARSNGMDSLLKRLTDPANPTTAYITRPERDEVKL, encoded by the coding sequence ATGAAAGTCCCGGAGACAGAGGAAGACTTCATCCAGTGGTACGAAGACTGCTGGGCGGACCGCGACGAGGTGGAATACCCGAAGCTGTTCGGTGCCATCCGCGAGGAGGTGGACCTCCTGGAGGGCACGGGCGTGCTGGAGGGGTGGCTGGAGAGCGAGCTGGCCCAGGGCACGGAGATGGATCCGAACTGGCTGCCCATGGGCGTGCGCGTGGCGCCGCCCAGCCCGGAGCACCCGTACTGGACCTACGTGACGAGCGGCCTGTCCAACCCCTTCACGGTGGCCCCCGGCGAGGACCTGCCGGACGACGCCCGCAGCGGCCTGGGCTACGAGATGGTCATCCACACGCCCGAGGAGGAGCGCTGGCCCATCCTGCGCCTCCTGGACATGATGGCCTACAACCTCGTGTGCGCGCGGCTGTTCGCCATGGGCCACCGCTACCCGGTGGACGGCACGCTCACGGGCGGTGAGACGAAGCTCGCGGGCTTCGTGTTCGTGAAGGACTCCACCCGCCCCAGCCACTTCACCCTGCCCAGCGGCCAGGTGGAGCTGCTCACGCTGGTGGGCGTGACGAAGAACGAGATGGCCTTCGCGCGCTCCAACGGCATGGACAGCCTGCTGAAGCGGCTGACCGACCCCGCGAACCCCACCACCGCGTACATCACGCGGCCGGAGCGCGACGAGGTGAAGCTGTAG
- a CDS encoding GNAT family N-acetyltransferase — protein MPADTPLQVRILDAIRDVPAAQWDALVAEGAPPFVRHAWLSAMEESGSATEDTGWAPHHLTLWRGRKLVAAAPAYLKFHSMGEYIYDFGWANAAAQLGVEYYPKLLVGGPLSPATVPRFLTAPGEDAGSLRRALLQAAVDSAQEQDCSGVHVLYPTDDEADFLEEAGLARRITLQFHWKNPGYTRYDDYLARFDSKRRNQLKRERGAAATQGIQLRTVRGADLTEEHAQRAYTFYTSTCERHAWGQVQLTPGFFERVFRDLPGTVEMVEAVKDGQVIAGAFNLATPERLYGRYWGCTEEHPFLHFNVCLYHSVDDCIRAGRKVFEPGAGGEHKVSRGFEPTAVHSAHLIFDKRLDKAVRSFLRMEHARLAPAVEEAERICGLKPWPLAAPGSTGT, from the coding sequence GTGCCCGCCGACACCCCGCTCCAGGTCCGCATTCTCGATGCCATCCGCGATGTCCCGGCCGCCCAGTGGGATGCCCTGGTCGCCGAGGGCGCGCCCCCCTTCGTGCGCCACGCATGGCTGTCCGCCATGGAGGAGAGCGGCAGCGCCACCGAGGACACCGGCTGGGCCCCGCACCACCTGACGCTGTGGCGGGGCAGGAAGCTCGTCGCCGCCGCGCCCGCCTATCTCAAGTTCCACAGCATGGGCGAGTACATCTACGACTTCGGCTGGGCCAACGCCGCCGCCCAACTGGGCGTGGAGTACTACCCGAAGCTGCTCGTGGGCGGCCCCCTGTCCCCCGCCACCGTGCCGCGCTTCCTCACCGCCCCCGGTGAAGACGCGGGCAGCTTGCGCCGCGCGCTCCTCCAGGCCGCCGTGGACAGCGCCCAGGAGCAGGACTGCTCCGGCGTGCACGTGCTCTACCCCACGGACGACGAGGCGGACTTCCTGGAGGAGGCCGGGCTCGCGCGCCGCATCACGCTCCAGTTCCATTGGAAGAACCCGGGCTACACGCGCTACGACGACTACCTGGCCCGCTTCGACTCCAAGCGCCGCAACCAGCTCAAGCGCGAGCGCGGCGCCGCGGCCACGCAGGGCATCCAGCTGCGCACCGTGCGCGGCGCGGACCTGACCGAGGAGCACGCCCAGCGCGCGTACACCTTCTACACGTCCACCTGCGAGCGCCACGCCTGGGGCCAGGTGCAGCTGACGCCGGGCTTCTTCGAGCGCGTCTTCCGCGACCTGCCCGGCACGGTGGAGATGGTGGAGGCGGTGAAGGACGGGCAGGTCATCGCCGGGGCCTTCAACCTGGCGACGCCGGAGCGGCTCTACGGCCGCTACTGGGGCTGCACGGAGGAGCACCCCTTCCTGCACTTCAACGTCTGCCTGTATCACTCCGTGGACGACTGCATCCGCGCGGGGCGCAAGGTCTTCGAGCCCGGCGCGGGCGGCGAGCACAAGGTGTCGCGCGGCTTCGAGCCCACCGCCGTGCACAGCGCCCACCTGATTTTCGACAAGCGCCTGGACAAGGCCGTGCGCAGCTTCCTGCGCATGGAGCACGCGCGGCTGGCGCCGGCCGTGGAGGAGGCGGAGCGCATCTGCGGCCTGAAGCCATGGCCCCTGGCAGCCCCCGGGTCCACCGGAACCTGA
- a CDS encoding winged helix-turn-helix transcriptional regulator — protein sequence MKASKGSPLLEKVKQRGDLYAAMCPSRGVLEHVTSQWGVLVLVALKEEGTHRFSELRRKVGGVSEKMLAQTLQALEQDGFVHREAHPVIPPHVDYSLTPLGEEVAVHVEALTTWIEDNVARVMTARTKAPPRKKAS from the coding sequence ATGAAGGCAAGCAAGGGCAGTCCACTGCTGGAGAAGGTGAAGCAGCGCGGGGACCTGTACGCGGCCATGTGCCCCTCGCGCGGCGTCCTGGAGCACGTCACCAGCCAGTGGGGCGTGCTGGTGCTCGTGGCACTCAAGGAGGAGGGCACCCACCGCTTCAGCGAGCTGCGCCGCAAGGTGGGCGGGGTGAGCGAGAAGATGCTCGCCCAGACGCTCCAGGCGTTGGAGCAGGACGGCTTCGTCCACCGGGAGGCCCACCCCGTCATCCCCCCGCACGTGGACTACAGCCTCACGCCCCTGGGCGAAGAGGTGGCCGTCCACGTGGAGGCGCTGACCACCTGGATCGAAGACAACGTGGCCCGGGTGATGACCGCCCGCACCAAGGCCCCGCCCCGCAAGAAGGCCTCCTGA
- a CDS encoding SDR family oxidoreductase, with product MFVVTGASGKLGQFVVEGLLKKVPANQVAVAVRNPDKAKAWAGRGVQVRTVDYDRPETLNGAFSKGDTVLLISANEVGKRFPQHSAVIEAAKKAGVKLLAYTSILRADTSGLSLAAEHKATEEAIRASGIPYVFLRNGWYVENYTEHFAPALQYGVVQGSAKDGRVATATREEYADAAVAVLTGTGHENQVYELAGDASFSLPEYVAELSRQSGKPVKYVDLPVTEFSAALQKVGVPKPFADTLADADAGLSRGELNDTSRTLSRLIGRPTAPFANAIGAALKQG from the coding sequence ATGTTCGTGGTCACGGGAGCCTCGGGGAAGCTGGGCCAGTTCGTCGTGGAGGGGTTGCTGAAGAAGGTGCCGGCGAACCAGGTGGCGGTGGCGGTACGCAATCCGGACAAGGCGAAGGCCTGGGCCGGGCGCGGCGTGCAGGTGCGCACGGTGGACTACGACCGTCCGGAGACGCTGAACGGAGCGTTCTCGAAGGGAGACACGGTGCTGCTCATCTCCGCGAACGAGGTGGGCAAGCGCTTCCCGCAGCACTCGGCGGTGATTGAGGCGGCGAAGAAGGCGGGCGTGAAGCTGCTGGCGTACACGAGCATCCTGCGCGCGGACACGAGCGGCCTGTCGCTGGCGGCGGAGCACAAGGCGACGGAGGAGGCGATCCGCGCGTCGGGCATTCCGTACGTGTTCCTGCGCAACGGCTGGTACGTGGAGAACTACACGGAGCACTTCGCGCCGGCGCTCCAGTACGGCGTGGTGCAGGGGAGCGCGAAGGACGGCCGGGTGGCCACGGCGACGCGTGAGGAGTACGCGGACGCGGCGGTGGCGGTGCTGACGGGCACGGGCCACGAGAACCAGGTGTACGAGCTGGCGGGGGACGCGAGCTTCAGCCTGCCGGAGTACGTGGCGGAGCTGTCGCGCCAGTCCGGCAAGCCGGTGAAGTACGTGGACCTGCCGGTGACGGAGTTCTCCGCGGCGCTCCAGAAGGTGGGGGTGCCCAAGCCCTTCGCGGACACGCTGGCGGACGCGGACGCGGGCCTGTCGCGAGGAGAGCTGAACGACACCAGCCGCACGCTGAGCCGCCTCATCGGCCGGCCCACGGCCCCGTTCGCGAATGCGATTGGCGCGGCACTGAAGCAGGGCTGA
- a CDS encoding DUF2381 family protein, whose translation MPRTLPGWFTVLFVLVATPALAGPREKAQVRTLVLSEHPDDAAHRIHVAGEIVTVLRFEQPCDPLKTKLLGWEGRFEPVLVAGKRVVIEPLRALAPDESVPLLVTLADGSALSFLLRPPVEEVGRADQQVDVFKDRESYQALVSVLTRTLKAKNELEVENARLREEETSADHALAALLVSGAEAQTPFRRRHTWNGKDVDAQLSMRVYSGKGKAAVMLSVTNQSEDRNWRLSQTKLFSSSSRAPRTVAIRAERESIAVGQTGAIAFVVDRSAFLNPEGKFEELALEVYQHDGRLQAFVLLDPQLVRE comes from the coding sequence ATGCCACGCACCCTACCTGGCTGGTTCACTGTCCTGTTCGTCCTCGTAGCCACGCCAGCCCTGGCGGGGCCGCGGGAGAAGGCGCAGGTCCGGACCCTGGTGCTGTCGGAGCATCCGGACGACGCTGCCCACCGCATCCACGTGGCTGGGGAAATCGTCACGGTGCTGCGCTTCGAGCAGCCTTGCGACCCGCTCAAGACAAAGCTGCTTGGCTGGGAGGGGCGGTTTGAACCGGTACTGGTTGCAGGGAAGCGGGTGGTGATCGAACCCCTTCGTGCCCTCGCTCCGGATGAGAGTGTTCCCCTGCTCGTGACGCTCGCGGATGGATCGGCGCTGTCGTTCTTGCTGAGGCCTCCCGTGGAGGAGGTGGGAAGGGCGGATCAGCAGGTGGACGTCTTCAAGGACCGGGAGAGCTATCAGGCCCTGGTCTCCGTCCTGACGCGCACACTCAAGGCGAAGAACGAGCTGGAGGTGGAGAACGCGCGGTTGCGTGAAGAGGAAACCTCCGCGGACCACGCGCTGGCGGCGCTGCTGGTTTCAGGAGCGGAGGCGCAGACACCGTTCAGGCGGCGGCACACGTGGAACGGAAAGGACGTGGATGCCCAGCTCTCGATGAGGGTCTATTCGGGTAAGGGCAAGGCGGCGGTCATGCTCAGCGTGACGAACCAAAGTGAGGACCGGAACTGGCGCTTGTCCCAGACGAAGCTCTTCTCGTCCTCCAGTCGCGCGCCCAGGACCGTGGCCATTCGGGCCGAACGCGAGTCGATCGCCGTGGGGCAGACAGGTGCCATCGCGTTCGTGGTGGACCGCAGTGCGTTCCTCAATCCAGAGGGAAAGTTCGAGGAGCTGGCGCTGGAGGTCTACCAGCATGATGGGCGCCTCCAGGCCTTCGTGCTTCTGGATCCCCAATTGGTGCGTGAGTAA
- a CDS encoding serine/threonine protein kinase — protein MRYLRLPVGAGALVEFDVNQGDAEPVTLYEGRVESMLLSDLGPLDSPTRLYGYVWTDGPEVVIRYYEARPPNSEARMPVCAVVRMAKGQMRKLSDSPAGIAVIKYSRGGVFIVNKFL, from the coding sequence ATGCGCTATCTGCGGCTGCCGGTGGGGGCCGGCGCTCTCGTCGAGTTTGATGTGAACCAGGGCGACGCCGAACCCGTCACGCTCTACGAGGGCCGGGTCGAGAGCATGCTGTTGAGCGACCTGGGACCGCTGGACTCGCCCACGCGGCTCTACGGCTACGTGTGGACGGACGGGCCCGAGGTGGTCATCCGCTACTACGAAGCGCGTCCCCCGAACTCGGAAGCGCGAATGCCCGTCTGCGCGGTGGTTCGCATGGCCAAGGGACAGATGCGGAAGCTGTCTGACTCTCCCGCGGGAATCGCCGTCATCAAGTACTCGCGAGGCGGCGTCTTCATCGTGAACAAGTTCCTCTAA